A genome region from Mycobacterium florentinum includes the following:
- the tal gene encoding transaldolase → MTQNPNLAALSAAGVSVWLDDLSRERLNSGNLQELIDTKSIVGVTTNPSIFQKAFADGDSYDPQIAELAERGADVDATIRTITTDDVRTACDVLAPQWESSDGIDGRVSIEVDPRLANETEKTIAQAVELWKIVDRPNLLIKIPATKAGLPAITAVLAEGISVNVTLIFSVERHREVMDAYLAGLEKAREAGHDLSKIHSVASFFVSRVDTEIDKRLEKIGSEEALGLRGQAGVANARLAYAAYQEIFEGGARFEALKANGARVQRPLWASTGVKNPDYSDTLYVTELVAPNTVNTMPEKTIDAVADHGVVTGDTITGTADAAQGVFDKLSAVGIDVADVFVVLENEGVEKFIESWTELLGETQKQLSSLSK, encoded by the coding sequence ATGACCCAGAACCCGAACCTTGCGGCGCTGAGCGCCGCCGGCGTATCCGTGTGGCTTGACGACCTGTCGCGGGAGCGGCTGAACTCCGGCAACCTGCAAGAGCTGATCGACACCAAGAGCATTGTCGGAGTGACCACCAACCCGTCGATCTTCCAGAAGGCGTTCGCCGACGGCGACTCGTACGACCCGCAGATCGCCGAGCTGGCCGAGCGGGGTGCCGACGTGGACGCCACCATCCGCACCATCACCACCGACGACGTACGCACCGCATGCGATGTGCTTGCGCCGCAATGGGAGTCCTCCGATGGGATCGACGGCCGGGTGTCCATCGAGGTCGACCCGCGACTGGCCAACGAAACCGAGAAGACGATCGCGCAGGCCGTCGAGCTGTGGAAGATCGTCGACCGGCCGAACCTGTTGATCAAGATCCCAGCTACCAAGGCCGGCCTGCCGGCCATCACCGCCGTTCTGGCGGAAGGGATTTCGGTCAACGTCACGTTGATCTTCTCCGTGGAGCGGCACCGAGAGGTGATGGACGCCTACCTGGCGGGACTGGAGAAGGCCCGCGAGGCGGGACACGACCTGTCCAAGATCCATTCGGTGGCATCGTTTTTCGTGTCCCGGGTGGACACCGAGATCGACAAGCGACTGGAAAAGATCGGCTCCGAAGAGGCGCTCGGCCTGCGCGGCCAGGCCGGTGTCGCCAACGCCCGGCTGGCCTACGCGGCGTACCAGGAGATCTTCGAGGGTGGTGCGCGGTTCGAGGCGCTCAAGGCCAACGGCGCCCGGGTGCAGCGCCCGTTGTGGGCATCGACCGGTGTGAAGAACCCGGACTACTCCGACACCCTTTATGTCACCGAGCTGGTCGCGCCGAACACGGTCAACACCATGCCGGAGAAGACGATTGACGCCGTCGCCGACCACGGTGTCGTCACCGGCGACACGATCACCGGCACCGCCGACGCGGCCCAGGGCGTGTTCGACAAGCTGTCGGCGGTCGGGATCGACGTGGCCGACGTGTTCGTGGTCCTGGAGAACGAGGGCGTGGAGAAGTTCATCGAATCGTGGACTGAGTTGCTCGGCGAGACACAGAAACAGCTGAGCTCTCTTTCCAAATGA
- the tkt gene encoding transketolase: MTTLDEISTLTRAHHPDDWTEIDSAAVDTVRVLAADAVQKVGNGHPGTAMSLAPLAYTLFQRAMTHDPSDPHWLGRDRFVLSAGHSSLTLYLQLYLGGFGLELSDIEALRTWGSKTPGHPEFRHTKGVEITTGPLGQGLASSVGMAMASRYERGLFDPDTPPGESPFDHFIYVIASDGDIEEGVTSEASSLAAVQQLGNLIVFYDHNQISIEDDTNIALCEDTAARYRAYGWHVQEVEGGENVVGIEEAIANAKAVTDKPSFISLRTIIGYPAPTMMNTGKVHGAALGDEEVAATKRVLGFDPDKNFEVRDEVITHTRRLVARGKEAHDRWQIGFDAWAQREPERKALLDRLLAQQLPDGWDAEIPYWEPGSKELATRAASGKVLSALGAKLPELWGGSADLAGSNNTTMDGVKSFGPPSISTDDYTADWYGRTLHFGIREHAMGAILSGIVLHGPTRAYGGTFLQFSDYMRGAVRLASLMDIDPIYVWTHDSIGLGEDGPTHQPIEHLAALRAIPNLSVVRPADANETAYAWRTVIARGSSTGPIGLILTRQGVPVLEGTNIEGVARGGYVLGDAGDEEPDVVLIGTGSEVQLAVEAAKLLADKDIIARVVSMPCVEWFESQPAEYRDSVLPPSVSARVAVEAGIAQPWHKLVGDTGKIVSIEHYGASADAKTLFREFGFTAEAVAAAAEEVVDN; encoded by the coding sequence GTGACCACTCTCGACGAGATCTCCACACTGACCCGAGCGCACCACCCCGACGACTGGACCGAGATCGACTCGGCCGCCGTCGACACCGTGCGGGTGCTGGCCGCCGACGCGGTGCAGAAGGTCGGCAATGGTCACCCCGGGACCGCGATGAGCCTGGCGCCGTTGGCCTACACCCTGTTCCAGCGCGCCATGACCCACGACCCGAGCGACCCGCACTGGCTCGGCCGCGACCGGTTCGTCCTGTCGGCCGGGCACAGCAGCCTGACCCTGTACCTGCAGCTGTACCTCGGCGGGTTCGGCCTCGAACTGTCCGACATCGAGGCGCTGCGCACCTGGGGCTCCAAGACTCCCGGCCACCCCGAGTTCCGGCACACCAAGGGTGTTGAGATCACCACCGGCCCGCTGGGCCAGGGGCTGGCGTCGTCGGTCGGGATGGCGATGGCATCGCGCTACGAGCGGGGCCTGTTCGACCCCGACACCCCGCCCGGAGAAAGCCCGTTCGACCACTTCATCTACGTGATCGCCTCCGACGGGGACATCGAGGAGGGCGTGACCTCCGAGGCGTCCTCGCTGGCGGCCGTCCAGCAGCTGGGCAACCTGATCGTGTTCTACGACCACAACCAGATCTCGATCGAGGACGACACCAACATCGCGTTGTGCGAGGACACGGCCGCGCGCTACCGCGCCTACGGCTGGCACGTGCAAGAGGTCGAAGGCGGCGAGAACGTCGTCGGTATCGAGGAGGCCATCGCCAACGCGAAGGCCGTCACCGACAAGCCGTCGTTCATCTCGCTGCGCACCATCATCGGCTACCCGGCGCCGACCATGATGAACACCGGCAAGGTGCACGGCGCCGCTCTCGGCGACGAGGAAGTGGCCGCCACCAAGCGGGTTCTGGGATTCGACCCCGACAAGAACTTCGAGGTCCGCGACGAGGTCATCACCCACACCCGGCGCCTGGTGGCGCGCGGCAAAGAGGCCCACGACCGCTGGCAGATCGGTTTCGACGCGTGGGCGCAGCGCGAACCCGAGCGCAAGGCACTGCTGGATCGGCTGCTCGCGCAGCAGCTTCCCGACGGCTGGGACGCCGAAATCCCGTACTGGGAACCGGGCTCGAAGGAACTGGCCACCCGCGCGGCCTCCGGCAAGGTGCTGTCCGCACTGGGTGCGAAACTGCCCGAGCTGTGGGGCGGCTCGGCCGACCTGGCGGGCAGCAACAACACCACCATGGATGGGGTCAAATCATTTGGGCCACCGTCGATTTCGACCGATGACTACACCGCAGACTGGTACGGCCGGACCCTGCACTTCGGGATTCGCGAGCATGCCATGGGCGCCATCCTGTCCGGCATCGTGCTGCACGGGCCCACCCGCGCCTACGGTGGCACCTTCCTGCAGTTCTCCGACTACATGCGTGGCGCCGTGCGACTGGCGTCGCTGATGGACATCGACCCCATCTACGTGTGGACGCACGATTCCATCGGTCTGGGCGAAGACGGCCCGACCCACCAGCCGATCGAGCACCTCGCGGCGTTGCGGGCCATCCCGAACCTCTCGGTGGTGCGCCCGGCGGATGCCAACGAGACCGCGTACGCGTGGCGCACGGTCATCGCCCGCGGCTCCAGCACCGGTCCGATCGGGCTGATCCTCACCCGGCAGGGTGTGCCGGTGCTCGAAGGCACCAATATCGAAGGAGTCGCCCGCGGCGGTTATGTCCTGGGCGATGCCGGAGACGAGGAGCCCGATGTCGTTCTGATCGGCACCGGCTCCGAGGTCCAGCTCGCGGTAGAGGCCGCAAAGCTGTTGGCGGACAAGGACATCATCGCGCGGGTCGTATCGATGCCCTGCGTGGAATGGTTCGAGTCGCAGCCGGCCGAGTACCGCGACAGCGTGCTGCCGCCGTCGGTCTCGGCGCGGGTGGCCGTCGAGGCGGGCATCGCGCAACCGTGGCACAAACTGGTCGGCGACACCGGAAAGATCGTTTCGATCGAGCACTACGGCGCATCCGCCGACGCCAAGACATTGTTCCGTGAGTTCGGCTTCACCGCGGAGGCCGTCGCTGCCGCCGCGGAAGAAGTAGTCGACAACTGA